A genomic region of Ornithorhynchus anatinus isolate Pmale09 chromosome 7, mOrnAna1.pri.v4, whole genome shotgun sequence contains the following coding sequences:
- the TRIM55 gene encoding tripartite motif-containing protein 55 isoform X1, protein MSTSLNYKSFSKEQQTMDNLEKQLICPICLEMFTKPVVILPCQHNLCRKCASDIFQASNPYLPTRGGTTVASGGRFRCPSCRHEVVLDRHGVYGLQRNLLVENIIDIYKQESTRPERKSDQPMCEEHEEERINIYCLNCEVPTCSMCKVFGAHKDCQVAPLTHVYQNQKSELSDGIAVLVGSNDRVQGIISQLEETCKAVEECCRRQKQELCEKFDYLYGILEERKNEMTQIITRSQEEKLDHVRSLMKKYGDHLETVSKLVESGIQFMDEPEMAVFLQNAKTLLRKISEASKAFQMEKIEHGYENMNHFTVNLNREEKIIREIDFYREGDADEEEEVAEGEELEDVRTESSGEEETSERVSQPLQLDPKPQANPQADPQADPVTFRPPSPESAPHSPATLPVSQGEVAPTGAQQPAESESQVLSPVESADPLFYPSWYKVQNRPASNSTSTLGSDSTGQVGPSVSKATCVQKAEEAGAAARERAGASGADSSPATAPFQTGSEAPATGRGEVTQGNGDRVETELAQHIFSFSWLNSLSE, encoded by the exons ATGAGCACCTCTCTGAATTACAAGTCTTTCTCGAAAGAGCAGCAGACCATGGacaacctggagaagcagctgaTTTGCCCGATCTGTCTGGAGATGTTCACCAAACCTGTGGTGATCCTCCCGTGCCAGCATAATCTGTGCAGAAAATGTGCCAGCGACATTTTCCAG GCCTCCAACCCGTATTTGCCAACCAGAGGAGGCACCACTGTAGCGTCTGGAGGCCGATTCAGGTGCCCTTCCTGCAGGCACGAAGTGGTTCTGGACCGACATGGGGTCTATGGTCTCCAGAGGAACCTGCTGGTGGAAAACATCATCGACATCTACAAGCAGGAGTCCACGAG ACCAGAGAGAAAATCAGACCAGCCGATGTGTGAAGAGCATGAAGAGGAAAGAATCAACATTTACTGCCTGAACTGTGAGGTGCCTACGTGTTCCATGTGCAAAGTCTTTGGGGCTCATAAAGACTGCCAGGTCGCTCCTCTCACCCACGTATACCAGAATCAGAAG TCGGAACTCAGCGATGGCATCGCAGTCCTCGTGGGAAGCAATGACCGGGTGCAGGGAATTATCAGTCAGCTGGAAGAGACTTGCAAGGCTGTCGAG GAATGCTGCAGAAGACAGAAACAGGAACTGTGTGAAAAATTTGACTACCTATATGGAATCcttgaagaaagaaagaatgaaatgaCCCAGATCATTACTAGAAGTCAAGAGGAGAAACTGGATCATGTCCGCTCTCTGATGAAAAAGTACGGAGACCACTTGGAGACAGTGTCTAAGCTGGTGGAGTCTGGCATTCAGTTCATGGATGAGCCCGAAATGGCGGTTTTTCTACAG AATGCCAAAACATTGCTACGAAA GATTTCTGAAGCATCTAAAGCATTTCAGATGGAGAAAATTGAGCATGGCTATGAAAACATGAACCATTTCACGGTCAACCTCAATAGAGAGGAGAAGATAATAAGAGAAATTGACTTTTACAGAG AAGGGGATgcagatgaagaggaggaagtggcagAGGGCGAAGAGTTGGAGGACGTTCGTACTGAATCATCAGGAGAGGAGGAAACCTCAGAGAGAGTATCTCAGCCACTTCAGCTGGACCCCAAACCTCAGGCCAACCCCCAAGCCGATCCCCAAGCTGACCCCGTGACATTTCGTCCACCTTCTCCAGAGTCCGCTCCTCACTCGCCAGCCACTCTTCCCGTTTCCCAG GGGGAGGTTGCGCCCACTGGGGCTCAGCAGCCTGCAGAGTCTGAAAGTCAAGTGCTGTCACCGGTGGAAAGTGCGGATCCCTTGTTTTACCCTAGCTGGTATAAGGTCCAAAACCGCCCAGCGTCCAACTCAACGTCCACCCTCGGGAGCGACAGTACGGGTCAAGTAGGGCCTTCGGTTTCTAAGGCGACGTGTGTGCAGAAGGCGGAGGAGGCCGGAGCAGCagccagggagagggcaggagccaGTGGTGCAGACAGTAGTCCAGCCACCGCCCCTTTTCAG
- the TRIM55 gene encoding tripartite motif-containing protein 55 isoform X2 has translation MSTSLNYKSFSKEQQTMDNLEKQLICPICLEMFTKPVVILPCQHNLCRKCASDIFQASNPYLPTRGGTTVASGGRFRCPSCRHEVVLDRHGVYGLQRNLLVENIIDIYKQESTRPERKSDQPMCEEHEEERINIYCLNCEVPTCSMCKVFGAHKDCQVAPLTHVYQNQKSELSDGIAVLVGSNDRVQGIISQLEETCKAVEECCRRQKQELCEKFDYLYGILEERKNEMTQIITRSQEEKLDHVRSLMKKYGDHLETVSKLVESGIQFMDEPEMAVFLQNAKTLLRKISEASKAFQMEKIEHGYENMNHFTVNLNREEKIIREIDFYREGDADEEEEVAEGEELEDVRTESSGEEETSERVSQPLQLDPKPQANPQADPQADPVTFRPPSPESAPHSPATLPVSQTGSEAPATGRGEVTQGNGDRVETELAQHIFSFSWLNSLSE, from the exons ATGAGCACCTCTCTGAATTACAAGTCTTTCTCGAAAGAGCAGCAGACCATGGacaacctggagaagcagctgaTTTGCCCGATCTGTCTGGAGATGTTCACCAAACCTGTGGTGATCCTCCCGTGCCAGCATAATCTGTGCAGAAAATGTGCCAGCGACATTTTCCAG GCCTCCAACCCGTATTTGCCAACCAGAGGAGGCACCACTGTAGCGTCTGGAGGCCGATTCAGGTGCCCTTCCTGCAGGCACGAAGTGGTTCTGGACCGACATGGGGTCTATGGTCTCCAGAGGAACCTGCTGGTGGAAAACATCATCGACATCTACAAGCAGGAGTCCACGAG ACCAGAGAGAAAATCAGACCAGCCGATGTGTGAAGAGCATGAAGAGGAAAGAATCAACATTTACTGCCTGAACTGTGAGGTGCCTACGTGTTCCATGTGCAAAGTCTTTGGGGCTCATAAAGACTGCCAGGTCGCTCCTCTCACCCACGTATACCAGAATCAGAAG TCGGAACTCAGCGATGGCATCGCAGTCCTCGTGGGAAGCAATGACCGGGTGCAGGGAATTATCAGTCAGCTGGAAGAGACTTGCAAGGCTGTCGAG GAATGCTGCAGAAGACAGAAACAGGAACTGTGTGAAAAATTTGACTACCTATATGGAATCcttgaagaaagaaagaatgaaatgaCCCAGATCATTACTAGAAGTCAAGAGGAGAAACTGGATCATGTCCGCTCTCTGATGAAAAAGTACGGAGACCACTTGGAGACAGTGTCTAAGCTGGTGGAGTCTGGCATTCAGTTCATGGATGAGCCCGAAATGGCGGTTTTTCTACAG AATGCCAAAACATTGCTACGAAA GATTTCTGAAGCATCTAAAGCATTTCAGATGGAGAAAATTGAGCATGGCTATGAAAACATGAACCATTTCACGGTCAACCTCAATAGAGAGGAGAAGATAATAAGAGAAATTGACTTTTACAGAG AAGGGGATgcagatgaagaggaggaagtggcagAGGGCGAAGAGTTGGAGGACGTTCGTACTGAATCATCAGGAGAGGAGGAAACCTCAGAGAGAGTATCTCAGCCACTTCAGCTGGACCCCAAACCTCAGGCCAACCCCCAAGCCGATCCCCAAGCTGACCCCGTGACATTTCGTCCACCTTCTCCAGAGTCCGCTCCTCACTCGCCAGCCACTCTTCCCGTTTCCCAG